A portion of the Stigmatella aurantiaca DW4/3-1 genome contains these proteins:
- a CDS encoding spermidine synthase: MVRYAFTLFTSAFLLFGVQPLVGKFALPWFGGTPAVWTACMLFFQAALLAGYAYAHGLVTRLSPRRQAQVHWGLLVLAVGVLAARALLTGSPVAPGLEWRPQGVEGLTGRLLAMLAVTIGLPFFVLSTSAPLLQSWFARARPGLSPYRLYALSNAGSLLGLLSYPFLVEPMVPRSLQGWAWAVGFLVFAGGCAACAWDMKRRVGEAVPTEEVAAAPDEAGRPGLGRTLLWLGLSACASVLLLATTNQLSQDVAAGPFLWVLPLAIYLLTFILAFEREALYSRTFFSLLLVVAVGGVTRVVLEGPHTPLGLQLLAYGGALLAGCMVCHGELYRLRPAPRHLSAFFLCVSIGGVLGGIFVSLVAPRLFLTFAEYPLALTACCLVALVAMVVRPTGEELTGKWRRMLRVFMLAFVVVGLGVSAVDFRREIRLTARNFFGVVQVLEQSQGDTVQHRFTLKHGAIVHGVQYTEPSRRRQPMSYFTRESGLGLAIAEHRRLRGALDLPPGLRIGVLGLGIGSSAALAQAGDSVRFYEINPKIISLARGEGGYFSYLSDATAQIEVVEGDARIALEHELERKEPQGFDVLAVDVFSSDSIPVHLLTEEAVAVYRQHLAPHGVLALHISNAHLDLVPIALAHAQAFGMHATLVVYEPKDASARSVWVILSPDAEFSWSSTFRQATASVRRLELDKPPSLTWTDERGSVLPLLRRGSWATEAREIIPPHHP, encoded by the coding sequence ATGGTTCGGTATGCCTTCACGCTCTTCACCAGCGCCTTTCTTCTCTTTGGGGTACAACCCCTGGTTGGAAAGTTCGCGCTGCCCTGGTTTGGGGGCACGCCGGCGGTGTGGACCGCCTGCATGCTCTTCTTCCAGGCGGCGCTCCTGGCAGGGTACGCCTATGCCCATGGACTCGTGACCCGGTTGTCCCCCCGGCGTCAGGCTCAGGTGCACTGGGGCTTGCTCGTTCTGGCGGTGGGGGTGCTGGCAGCGCGCGCGCTGCTCACGGGCTCGCCCGTGGCGCCAGGCCTGGAGTGGCGTCCCCAGGGCGTCGAGGGGCTCACCGGCCGTCTGCTGGCGATGCTGGCGGTGACCATTGGGCTGCCGTTCTTCGTGCTGTCCACCTCGGCGCCGCTGCTGCAGAGCTGGTTTGCCCGTGCGCGGCCGGGACTCTCACCGTACCGGCTCTATGCCCTGTCCAACGCGGGCTCACTGCTGGGGTTGTTGAGCTACCCCTTTCTGGTGGAGCCCATGGTGCCGCGCTCTCTCCAAGGGTGGGCGTGGGCCGTGGGCTTTCTGGTGTTCGCGGGAGGGTGTGCGGCTTGTGCCTGGGACATGAAGCGCCGGGTAGGAGAGGCCGTGCCCACGGAAGAGGTGGCCGCGGCTCCGGATGAAGCCGGGCGGCCGGGGCTGGGCCGCACGCTCTTGTGGCTCGGCTTGAGCGCCTGTGCCTCCGTGCTGCTGCTGGCCACGACGAATCAGCTCTCGCAGGACGTGGCGGCGGGCCCCTTCCTGTGGGTGTTGCCCCTGGCGATCTACCTGCTCACCTTCATTCTCGCGTTCGAGCGGGAGGCGCTCTACTCACGGACGTTCTTCTCCCTGCTCCTCGTTGTCGCGGTGGGAGGCGTCACCCGGGTCGTCCTCGAAGGGCCGCATACGCCGCTGGGGCTCCAACTCCTGGCGTATGGAGGGGCGCTCTTGGCCGGCTGCATGGTGTGTCACGGCGAATTGTATCGTTTGCGGCCTGCCCCCCGTCACCTGAGCGCCTTCTTCTTGTGTGTGTCGATCGGTGGGGTGCTGGGAGGAATCTTCGTCAGCCTCGTGGCGCCGCGCCTCTTTCTCACCTTTGCCGAGTACCCGCTGGCGCTGACGGCCTGCTGCCTGGTGGCGCTGGTGGCCATGGTGGTGCGGCCCACGGGTGAGGAACTGACCGGCAAGTGGCGGCGGATGCTGCGCGTCTTCATGCTCGCCTTCGTGGTGGTGGGGCTGGGCGTGTCGGCGGTGGACTTCCGGCGTGAGATCCGGCTGACCGCGCGGAACTTTTTCGGGGTGGTGCAGGTGCTGGAGCAGTCCCAGGGCGACACCGTCCAGCATCGCTTCACGCTCAAGCACGGCGCCATCGTCCACGGTGTCCAGTACACCGAGCCCTCGCGGCGCCGGCAGCCCATGTCCTACTTCACCCGGGAGAGTGGGCTGGGGCTGGCCATCGCCGAGCACCGGCGGCTGCGCGGCGCCCTGGATCTTCCCCCGGGCTTGCGCATTGGCGTGCTAGGGCTGGGCATTGGCTCCAGCGCCGCCCTGGCCCAAGCGGGCGACTCGGTGCGCTTCTACGAGATCAACCCGAAGATCATCTCCCTGGCTCGAGGGGAGGGGGGCTACTTCAGCTACCTGAGCGATGCCACCGCCCAGATCGAGGTGGTGGAAGGGGATGCGCGCATCGCACTGGAGCACGAGTTGGAGCGCAAGGAGCCCCAGGGCTTCGATGTGCTCGCGGTGGACGTCTTCAGCTCGGATTCCATTCCGGTGCATCTGCTCACCGAGGAGGCCGTGGCGGTCTACCGGCAGCACCTCGCGCCCCATGGGGTGTTGGCCCTGCACATCAGCAACGCGCACCTGGACCTGGTGCCCATCGCGCTGGCCCATGCCCAGGCCTTTGGCATGCACGCGACGCTTGTCGTCTATGAGCCCAAGGACGCGTCCGCGCGGAGCGTGTGGGTGATCCTCAGCCCCGATGCGGAGTTCTCCTGGAGCAGCACCTTCCGGCAGGCCACCGCGAGCGTCCGCCGGCTGGAGCTCGACAAGCCTCCTTCCCTGACCTGGACGGATGAGCGTGGCAGCGTGCTGCCGTTGCTCCGGCGTGGGAGCTGGGCGACGGAGGCGCGGGAAATCATTCCTCCCCACCATCCTTGA